One window from the genome of Rickettsiella endosymbiont of Xylota segnis encodes:
- the lolB gene encoding lipoprotein insertase outer membrane protein LolB, translating into MKKISVIILAVFLSSCVSFTRTPTPLPKPKRVNHYLPWAQRKAQLNAIQNFRVNGNLAIHETTGHGVNASFSWEQNYPNYQLNFFGPLGTQSAVLTGNPKRVSLTTHQQTYHAQNPEKLLHDQLGLNLPVSQFYYWLRGLPAPQSRYTTNLDAYNHIMQLRQSGWRVVYQHFTNIGKIDLPDRIQLSNCQWQVRIKLTHWDIK; encoded by the coding sequence ATGAAAAAGATTAGTGTCATTATTTTAGCGGTTTTTTTGAGCAGTTGTGTGAGTTTTACACGAACTCCTACACCACTCCCTAAGCCCAAAAGAGTTAATCACTATCTTCCCTGGGCACAACGCAAAGCCCAATTGAATGCTATACAAAATTTTCGTGTCAATGGTAACCTTGCCATCCATGAAACAACCGGTCACGGTGTCAATGCTTCATTCAGCTGGGAACAGAACTATCCTAATTATCAACTCAACTTTTTTGGTCCCTTAGGCACACAAAGTGCTGTACTCACTGGCAACCCTAAGCGAGTCAGTTTAACTACGCATCAACAAACTTATCATGCACAAAATCCAGAAAAACTTTTACACGATCAACTAGGTTTAAATTTACCGGTATCACAATTCTATTATTGGTTACGCGGCCTACCCGCTCCTCAATCACGTTATACCACTAATCTAGATGCTTATAACCATATCATGCAACTCCGTCAATCCGGTTGGCGCGTTGTTTATCAACATTTTACTAACATCGGAAAAATTGATTTACCCGATCGTATTCAGCTATCCAACTGCCAATGGCAAGTTCGAATTAAACTTACCCATTGGGACATTAAATAA
- a CDS encoding 16S rRNA (uracil(1498)-N(3))-methyltransferase yields the protein MRLTRIYQPQASHTGQIVNLSKEAAGHLVRVLRLQASDVFIVFNGKAGEFPAKIVEITKSTVTAELGKFDEVNRESPMQITLAQAVLRSEKMDYMLQKAVELGVTRFIPLLTAHSTLKLAPERWQKRCLHWQGVMLAASEQSGRTRLPKLENPMTFDVATSSIKADQRIILHPCTKKNINSLPRCQSVALLVGPEGGWSENELKCARDADYNSMQVGPRVLRAETAGLAAVSVLQSLYGDL from the coding sequence ATGCGTCTAACTCGTATCTATCAACCACAAGCTTCACACACGGGACAAATTGTAAACTTATCTAAGGAGGCTGCGGGACATTTAGTTCGTGTATTGCGTCTGCAAGCCAGTGATGTGTTTATTGTATTTAATGGCAAAGCGGGAGAATTTCCTGCCAAAATTGTTGAAATAACTAAAAGTACGGTTACCGCAGAGCTCGGTAAATTTGATGAGGTGAATCGGGAATCGCCTATGCAAATTACTTTAGCGCAAGCGGTATTGCGATCGGAAAAAATGGATTATATGCTGCAAAAAGCCGTGGAGTTGGGTGTTACACGTTTTATACCCTTGTTAACAGCACATAGTACACTTAAGTTAGCACCTGAACGTTGGCAGAAACGTTGTTTACATTGGCAAGGTGTGATGCTCGCCGCGAGCGAACAATCAGGAAGAACACGTTTGCCGAAATTAGAGAATCCTATGACCTTCGATGTCGCTACGTCTTCGATAAAAGCGGATCAGCGTATAATTTTACATCCTTGCACTAAGAAAAATATCAATTCTTTACCGCGTTGCCAGAGTGTTGCGCTACTGGTGGGTCCTGAAGGCGGCTGGTCAGAAAATGAGTTGAAGTGTGCTCGTGACGCAGATTATAATTCTATGCAAGTAGGGCCACGCGTCTTGAGAGCAGAAACGGCCGGTTTAGCGGCTGTCAGTGTATTACAAAGTTTATACGGTGATTTGTAA
- a CDS encoding HAD family hydrolase — MKKKLFVFDFDGTIVSGHTHNEIIKEKRANPDAPEYVNGDWAVVQGFPIIGSMDTWKNIFEDINQQGHYVAINSFNSFAPIIPKFLEKIGLDEDFIKEDIHIIAKFPANPAKENKNAYIQESIAKTIEKSGEKKIFSGNAEDVFLIDDSKKNIDAAKQAGYQVIHAKKDGSHLTELQNKLEELKKLEEQPPVVDRNAKPKQLSESEQLKQQREVLESERIEKINQLKNKELSSQEKSILSSELNGIELTLKAKYDRLAELEKEKLAAPIVDSNKPKHVESIPKSTKEQGAVSKEVTKQSPQPTPLEQKLNIPKLMEAKRKEVIKFWNTPLEEINKTPTTDKQLQQISTTPAVDHKLKEEESLKKLLKAPPKNANRLKDSTDQQSAVSNNIFRNELEKKLQERQKKQAMQGTSTSTLFSSVNSSTSRDNTKTQEKTKTKTASKQFS, encoded by the coding sequence ATGAAAAAAAAATTATTTGTCTTTGATTTTGATGGAACTATCGTATCAGGCCATACGCATAATGAAATTATTAAAGAAAAAAGGGCCAACCCTGATGCTCCAGAATACGTCAATGGAGATTGGGCGGTAGTACAGGGCTTTCCAATAATTGGTTCAATGGATACTTGGAAGAATATTTTTGAAGATATAAATCAACAGGGTCATTATGTTGCCATCAATTCATTTAATTCCTTTGCTCCCATTATTCCGAAATTTCTGGAAAAAATAGGTTTAGATGAAGATTTTATTAAAGAAGATATACACATCATCGCTAAGTTTCCAGCAAATCCCGCAAAAGAAAATAAAAATGCATACATACAAGAATCTATTGCAAAAACTATTGAAAAATCTGGAGAAAAAAAGATTTTTTCAGGCAATGCAGAGGATGTTTTTTTAATCGATGATTCAAAGAAAAACATTGATGCAGCCAAACAAGCAGGTTATCAAGTTATCCATGCTAAAAAGGATGGTTCACATTTAACTGAGCTTCAAAACAAACTGGAAGAACTGAAAAAACTGGAAGAACAACCACCTGTTGTTGATCGTAATGCTAAACCAAAACAGTTATCAGAATCTGAACAGCTAAAGCAACAAAGGGAAGTATTAGAAAGCGAGAGAATAGAGAAGATTAATCAACTTAAGAATAAAGAATTATCATCACAAGAAAAATCAATTTTATCTTCAGAATTGAATGGAATTGAATTAACTCTTAAAGCAAAATATGACCGTTTAGCAGAGTTAGAGAAAGAAAAGCTTGCTGCCCCTATTGTTGATAGTAATAAACCAAAACACGTTGAATCTATTCCTAAATCTACCAAGGAACAAGGTGCAGTGTCTAAAGAAGTTACTAAACAATCACCACAGCCAACTCCTCTAGAACAAAAATTAAATATTCCTAAACTTATGGAAGCTAAGAGAAAGGAAGTTATTAAATTTTGGAATACACCACTCGAGGAAATTAATAAAACACCAACAACGGATAAACAACTACAGCAAATTTCAACCACCCCTGCAGTGGATCACAAACTTAAGGAAGAAGAAAGCTTAAAGAAGCTTCTAAAAGCTCCGCCTAAAAACGCTAATCGCTTGAAAGATTCTACAGATCAACAGAGTGCAGTGTCTAACAACATATTTCGTAATGAACTTGAGAAAAAATTGCAAGAAAGGCAAAAAAAGCAAGCAATGCAAGGAACATCTACATCCACACTTTTTAGTTCAGTTAATTCATCTACTTCGCGTGATAATACAAAAACGCAAGAAAAAACAAAAACAAAAACAGCGAGTAAACAATTTAGTTGA
- the ispE gene encoding 4-(cytidine 5'-diphospho)-2-C-methyl-D-erythritol kinase, with product MYYWPAPAKLNLFLHLTGRRPDHYHELQTVFQLIDYCDELSFTQRADPQINCTCVSLLNPVTAAVIPDEDNLAIKAARLLQDRNKNLPGVDILIKKRIPIGGGLGGGSSNAATTLVVLNHLWKLHLPLDELLNLGMTLGADVPIFIQGESSWAEGIGEKLHPIPLPEKWFVVMIPPLTISTAKLFSHPRLTYNTTPIKIQTFLSGSLNTHNDFEHIVRQDYPVIAEGLDFLNHYAPARLSGTGACIFATLSTKIAAETLLEKIKAPYQGFVCKGLTTSPLQQIMKNWGVAKW from the coding sequence ATGTACTATTGGCCTGCCCCTGCTAAATTAAATCTTTTTTTACATCTTACCGGTCGCAGACCCGATCACTATCATGAACTGCAAACTGTTTTTCAACTGATTGATTACTGCGATGAATTAAGTTTTACGCAACGCGCCGATCCACAAATTAATTGCACGTGTGTATCATTACTTAACCCCGTCACTGCAGCAGTCATTCCCGATGAAGATAATTTAGCCATTAAAGCGGCACGGTTATTACAAGATAGAAATAAAAACTTACCCGGCGTCGATATACTTATCAAAAAACGTATTCCGATCGGCGGCGGTTTAGGTGGCGGTAGTTCCAACGCTGCAACGACACTCGTCGTGTTAAATCATTTATGGAAGTTGCATTTGCCTTTAGACGAATTATTAAACTTAGGTATGACACTCGGCGCCGATGTACCCATATTTATTCAAGGTGAAAGCAGTTGGGCTGAAGGAATAGGTGAAAAACTACACCCAATACCGTTACCTGAAAAATGGTTTGTGGTAATGATTCCACCATTAACAATTTCGACTGCAAAACTTTTTTCACATCCCCGATTGACATACAACACGACACCCATCAAAATACAAACCTTTTTAAGCGGATCATTAAATACACATAATGATTTTGAACACATCGTTAGGCAGGATTATCCAGTGATTGCAGAAGGCTTAGACTTCTTAAATCATTATGCCCCTGCTCGCTTATCAGGGACCGGCGCGTGTATTTTTGCTACACTCAGTACAAAAATAGCCGCTGAAACACTACTAGAAAAAATTAAAGCGCCTTATCAAGGCTTTGTGTGTAAAGGGTTAACCACTTCACCTTTACAACAAATAATGAAAAATTGGGGTGTCGCCAAGTGGTAA
- a CDS encoding ribose-phosphate pyrophosphokinase, with amino-acid sequence MMLFTGNANRTLAEKVAKHLGKELGKATVSQFSDGEIMVEILENVRGQDVFIMQPTCPPVNTNLMELIIIADALRRASAKRITAVVPYFGYGRQDRRIRSSRVPITARVVADMMTAVGISRLLTVDLHADQIQGFFDIPVDNVYATPEILKDMESQKFYKSNEQLIVVSPDVGGVVRARAIAKRFNDADIAIIDKRRTGPNKTEVMHIIGEVKDRNCLLVDDIVDTGGTLCLAAQALKENGAHLIMAYCTHPVLSGNAIETIQNSIINELVVTDTVPLSDEAKHCKKIRQLSLSDMLAKTICRINSEESVSSMFVD; translated from the coding sequence ATGATGCTCTTTACTGGTAACGCTAATCGAACTTTAGCTGAAAAAGTAGCTAAACATTTAGGCAAAGAATTAGGTAAAGCCACTGTCAGTCAATTTAGTGACGGTGAAATCATGGTAGAAATTTTAGAAAATGTCAGAGGACAAGACGTCTTTATTATGCAACCGACCTGTCCGCCGGTTAACACCAATTTAATGGAACTCATCATCATTGCCGATGCCTTACGTCGCGCATCGGCGAAACGTATCACGGCGGTCGTTCCTTATTTTGGCTATGGCCGTCAAGACCGACGAATTCGTTCCTCACGTGTTCCAATTACTGCGCGGGTCGTTGCCGATATGATGACGGCTGTGGGTATTAGTCGTTTACTCACGGTGGATCTACATGCTGATCAAATCCAAGGGTTTTTTGATATTCCCGTGGACAATGTGTATGCCACACCAGAAATCTTAAAAGATATGGAAAGCCAAAAGTTTTACAAAAGCAATGAGCAATTAATTGTCGTATCACCGGATGTAGGAGGCGTGGTTAGAGCGCGTGCCATTGCTAAACGCTTTAATGATGCTGATATCGCTATCATCGATAAACGCCGTACCGGTCCAAATAAAACCGAAGTTATGCATATTATCGGTGAAGTGAAAGATCGTAATTGTTTATTAGTCGATGATATCGTCGACACGGGTGGCACTTTATGCTTGGCCGCGCAAGCTTTAAAAGAAAATGGTGCTCATTTAATCATGGCATATTGTACACATCCGGTTCTTTCTGGGAATGCTATAGAGACTATTCAAAATTCAATTATCAATGAACTCGTCGTCACCGATACCGTTCCGTTAAGTGATGAAGCAAAGCATTGCAAAAAGATCCGTCAATTAAGTTTGAGTGATATGTTGGCGAAAACAATTTGCCGCATTAATTCGGAAGAATCGGTCAGTTCGATGTTTGTCGACTAA